The Coffea arabica cultivar ET-39 chromosome 4e, Coffea Arabica ET-39 HiFi, whole genome shotgun sequence genome includes a window with the following:
- the LOC140005688 gene encoding zinc finger CCCH domain-containing protein 39-like, translating into MMNSSSRMSISSTSRSNLARPINAKSESCLQHKRGHCNYGADCIFSHDMPEDQYRLMNRARLCRFFMNGKNCPYGNRCHFLHQSVKHVKGGSGVAREKAAVTVVNSGPEEGVRKESDRLACKRKAVFWKTGLCNNWDRNGSCPYGVRCQYAHGERELGKPSSFCPLESGKSFIVENLAFDREDAASTRKAIRTDCTLQEKSKSKSKSFFVKRDKVKKISGIYADWIESMPPVHLTSANL; encoded by the exons ATGATGAATTCAAGTTCAAGAATGTCAATTTCTTCAACTTCTAGGTCAAACCTAGCCAGGCCCATCAATGCCAAGTCAGAGTCATGCTTGCAGCATAAAAGGGGCCATTGCAATTATGGGGCCGACTGCATTTTTAGCCATGACATGCCTGAGGACCAGTATAGATTGATGAATAGAGCAAGATTGTGTAGGTTTTTTATGAATGGGAAAAATTGCCCTTATGGTAACAGGTGCCATTTTCTTCATCAGAGCGTTAAACATGTCAAGGGAGGGTCAGGTGTGGCTAGGGAGAAGGCTGCTGTTACGGTCGTGAATTCTGGGCCTGAAGAAGGTGTACGAAAAGAGAGCGATCGATTGGCTTGCAAGAGAAAGGCTGTCTTTTGGAAGACAGGGCTTTGTAACAATTGGGATAGAAATGGTAGCTGCCCCTATGGTGTGAGGTGCCAATATGCTCATGGAGAACGAG AACTCGGCAAGCCAAGTTCCTTTTGTCCACTGGAATCTGGAAAATCTTTCATAGTAGAAAATCTTGCTTTTGATAGAGAGGATGCAGCATCAACTAGGAAGGCAATCAGAACTGACTGTACGCTGCAGGAGAAGAGCAAGAGCAAGAGCAAGAGCTTTTTTGTCAAGCGGGACAAAGTCAAGAAGATTAGCGGCATCTATGCTGATTGGATTGAAAGTATGCCCCCTGTCCACCTTACTTCAGCCAACCTGTGA